One uncultured Desulfuromusa sp. genomic window, CTTCACGTACAAAAACCTTCTTCACTGTCAGAAAGAGGATTTTCAAATCCAGCCAGAAAGATCGATTATCCACATACCAGACATCCAGCTTAAACTTTTCTTCCCAGGAAAGAACATTACGACCATTGACTTGCGCCCAACCGGTAATCCCAGGACGCACTTCATGGCGTCGACGTTGTTCGTCACTATAAAGTGGTAGATATTCCATCAATAACGGACGTGGACCAACAAGACTCATATCTCCTTTAAGTACGTTCCAAAGTTCAGGGAGTTCATCTAGACTGGTAGAGCGAATCAACCTACCAAAGGAAGTCATTCGCTTTTCATCCGGCAACGGTTTTCCCTCTTTATCTACAGCATCCAACAGGGTACGAAACTTGACCATTTCAAACTCATTACCATG contains:
- a CDS encoding sugar transferase, which codes for MKRLTDILASSCGLLILFPLLVLITIFVRVKLGSPVLFKQARPGFHGNEFEMVKFRTLLDAVDKEGKPLPDEKRMTSFGRLIRSTSLDELPELWNVLKGDMSLVGPRPLLMEYLPLYSDEQRRRHEVRPGITGWAQVNGRNVLSWEEKFKLDVWYVDNRSFWLDLKILFLTVKKVFVREGISAEGEATMPKFTGTKK